A window from Sphingopyxis alaskensis RB2256 encodes these proteins:
- a CDS encoding helix-turn-helix domain-containing protein — protein MVQNRLYAGRQLRQLREARNLRQSDFAAQLGISASYLSQIEHDDRPLTPALLDRLQKLFPLEWEEVAADAGDRRAAALREAAADPLFAAAPLPPEQIERAALQQPQFADQFVALHAAYRRAGQRLQIIDEALTGGIAEGSRLPWEEVRDWFHDAGNYVDSIDRAAEALAEQLRGKAPSPAIETIERRLRDALGISIVYQQTQALRDFDATMRHLVIDPSQPAESRRFQLAHQLAALALAREIAAVVEASPLRTAAARQLLHVGLANYAAGAVLMPYAPFRASARAVRHDIDRLRLEYGVSFEQACHRLSTLQRPGARGIPMFFCRVDMAGNITKRHSATRLQFARFGGACPLWIVHEAVAIPDRILFQLAETPDGLRYVSMAKGLVKPSGSYARAPRRYAVALGCEAQYAGDFVYADGVDVAAPQAATRIGLSCRICPRDDCDQRAFPPSDRPILVDPDRRDVVPYRIG, from the coding sequence ATGGTTCAAAACCGACTCTACGCCGGGCGGCAACTTCGCCAACTTCGGGAAGCCCGCAACCTCCGCCAGTCCGACTTCGCCGCCCAGCTCGGCATCTCGGCCTCCTACCTCAGCCAGATCGAGCATGACGACCGCCCGCTGACCCCCGCCCTTCTCGACCGGCTGCAAAAGCTGTTCCCGCTCGAATGGGAAGAAGTCGCCGCCGACGCCGGCGACCGCCGCGCGGCAGCGCTCCGCGAAGCCGCCGCCGATCCGCTGTTCGCCGCAGCGCCCCTGCCCCCCGAGCAGATCGAACGCGCGGCGCTGCAACAACCGCAGTTCGCCGACCAGTTCGTTGCGCTCCACGCCGCCTATCGCCGTGCGGGGCAGCGGCTTCAGATCATCGACGAGGCGCTGACCGGCGGCATCGCCGAAGGCAGCCGCCTGCCGTGGGAAGAAGTGCGCGACTGGTTCCACGACGCGGGCAATTATGTCGACAGCATCGACCGCGCGGCAGAGGCATTGGCGGAGCAATTGCGCGGCAAAGCCCCCTCCCCCGCGATCGAGACGATCGAACGCCGGCTGCGCGATGCGCTCGGCATCTCGATCGTCTATCAGCAAACCCAAGCCTTGCGCGATTTCGACGCGACGATGCGCCATTTGGTGATCGACCCGTCACAGCCTGCCGAAAGCCGCCGATTTCAGCTCGCGCACCAGCTTGCCGCACTGGCGCTGGCGCGCGAGATCGCGGCGGTGGTCGAAGCGTCGCCGCTTCGCACCGCGGCGGCGCGGCAACTGCTCCACGTCGGCCTCGCCAACTATGCCGCGGGCGCCGTCCTCATGCCCTATGCCCCCTTTCGCGCCAGCGCGCGGGCGGTGCGCCACGACATCGACCGGCTGCGGCTCGAATATGGCGTGAGTTTCGAGCAGGCGTGCCACCGCCTCTCGACGCTCCAGCGCCCCGGCGCGCGCGGCATTCCCATGTTCTTCTGCCGCGTCGACATGGCGGGCAACATCACCAAGCGCCACAGCGCGACGCGGTTGCAATTCGCGCGTTTCGGCGGCGCCTGTCCCTTGTGGATCGTCCATGAGGCGGTCGCGATCCCCGATCGCATCCTGTTCCAGCTCGCCGAGACGCCCGACGGCCTGCGCTATGTGTCGATGGCAAAGGGCTTGGTGAAGCCGTCGGGAAGCTATGCCCGCGCGCCTCGTCGCTACGCGGTCGCACTGGGGTGCGAGGCGCAATATGCAGGCGACTTTGTCTATGCCGACGGAGTCGATGTCGCCGCGCCCCAGGCCGCGACGCGCATCGGCCTGTCGTGCCGCATCTGCCCGCGCGACGATTGCGACCAGCGCGCCTTCCCGCCAAGCGACCGGCCGATTTTGGTCGATCCCGATCGGCGCGATGTGGTGCCGTACCGGATTGGATGA
- the gor gene encoding glutathione-disulfide reductase encodes MSDFDFDLFVIGAGSGGVRASRIAASHGARVAVAEEHRVGGTCVIRGCVPKKLLVYGAHFAEDLKDARKFGWEVPDCRFDWDVLRDNVLAEVDRLEGLYGQTLDNHKVRVFKTRATVVAPQTVRLADGQELTAERILIATGGWPHVPDFPGSEHAITSNEVFHLETLPRRVVIAGGGYIANEFAGIFNEFGSKVTIVNRGDTILRGYDEQIRDRLLQISMTKGIDFKFNAPFEKIEKNDDGTLTIYLGGCEPIVADAVLVATGRVPNTKGLGLDEVGVDLDPTGAIRVDEHNQSSVPSIYGVGDVTNRIQLTPVAIREGQAFADSVFGGHPTVVDYANVPSAVFSHPPIGAVGMTEAEARNKLGSVRVYTSDFRAMKNVLAGRNERALYKMIVNAATDQVVGLHMIGPDAPEILQAAAIAVKAGLTKADFDATVALHPSMAEELVLLK; translated from the coding sequence ATGTCCGATTTCGACTTCGACCTGTTTGTCATCGGCGCCGGTTCGGGCGGCGTGCGCGCATCGCGCATCGCGGCGTCGCACGGCGCGCGCGTCGCGGTGGCGGAGGAGCACCGGGTCGGCGGGACCTGCGTCATCCGCGGCTGCGTACCGAAGAAGCTGCTCGTCTATGGCGCGCATTTCGCCGAGGATCTGAAAGACGCGCGCAAGTTCGGCTGGGAGGTGCCCGACTGCCGCTTCGACTGGGACGTGCTACGCGACAATGTGCTCGCCGAGGTCGACCGGCTCGAAGGCCTTTATGGGCAGACGCTCGATAACCACAAGGTCAGGGTCTTCAAGACCCGCGCCACCGTCGTCGCGCCGCAAACGGTGCGCCTTGCCGACGGGCAGGAGCTGACCGCCGAGCGCATCCTGATCGCGACTGGCGGATGGCCGCATGTGCCGGATTTTCCGGGCAGCGAACACGCGATCACCTCGAATGAGGTTTTTCACCTCGAAACGCTGCCGAGGCGCGTCGTGATCGCGGGCGGAGGCTATATCGCCAATGAGTTCGCGGGCATTTTCAACGAATTCGGCAGCAAGGTCACGATCGTCAACCGCGGCGACACGATCCTGCGCGGCTATGACGAGCAGATCCGCGACCGGCTGCTCCAGATTTCGATGACCAAGGGCATCGATTTCAAGTTCAACGCGCCGTTCGAGAAGATCGAGAAAAACGACGACGGAACGTTGACGATCTATCTCGGCGGTTGCGAACCGATCGTTGCCGACGCGGTGCTGGTCGCGACCGGGCGCGTGCCCAACACCAAGGGGCTGGGTCTCGATGAGGTCGGAGTCGATCTCGACCCAACGGGTGCGATCAGGGTCGATGAGCACAACCAGTCGTCGGTGCCCAGCATCTATGGGGTCGGCGACGTCACCAACCGCATCCAGCTGACTCCGGTGGCGATCCGCGAGGGGCAGGCGTTTGCCGACTCGGTGTTCGGCGGCCATCCGACGGTGGTGGATTATGCCAATGTCCCGAGCGCGGTGTTCAGCCACCCGCCGATCGGCGCGGTCGGGATGACCGAGGCGGAGGCGCGCAACAAGCTTGGTTCGGTCCGCGTCTACACCAGCGATTTTCGCGCGATGAAAAATGTCCTCGCGGGACGCAACGAGCGCGCGCTCTACAAGATGATCGTCAATGCCGCGACCGACCAGGTCGTCGGGCTGCACATGATCGGCCCGGACGCGCCGGAGATACTTCAGGCGGCGGCCATCGCGGTGAAGGCGGGGCTGACCAAGGCCGATTTCGACGCGACGGTCGCGCTGCATCCGAGCATGGCCGAAGAGCTGGTGTTGTTGAAATAG
- the mce gene encoding methylmalonyl-CoA epimerase: protein MKLGRLNHIGIATPSIADSIVFYRDVMGATKIHEPFDLPEQGVKVCFVDTPGTDGALNGTQIELIEPLPGNASIAGFLEKNPAGGQHHVCYEVPDIHAAKAEFEAMGKRVLGEPRIGAHGTLIFFLHPKDMGGVLTEIMETPKGAH, encoded by the coding sequence GTGAAACTAGGCCGTCTCAACCATATTGGCATTGCGACGCCGTCGATTGCCGACAGCATCGTCTTTTATCGCGACGTGATGGGCGCGACGAAGATACACGAGCCATTTGACCTGCCCGAGCAGGGGGTGAAGGTGTGTTTTGTCGATACGCCGGGTACCGATGGGGCGCTGAACGGGACGCAGATCGAGCTGATAGAGCCGTTGCCCGGCAACGCCTCGATCGCGGGGTTTCTGGAGAAGAATCCGGCGGGGGGGCAGCATCATGTTTGTTACGAAGTGCCCGACATTCATGCTGCGAAGGCCGAGTTCGAGGCGATGGGTAAGCGGGTGCTCGGCGAGCCGCGGATCGGGGCGCATGGGACGCTGATTTTCTTTCTGCACCCCAAGGATATGGGCGGGGTGTTGACCGAGATTATGGAGACGCCGAAGGGGGCGCACTGA
- the pgi gene encoding glucose-6-phosphate isomerase, with protein MTIASDAWQALADWQPQKLTDLVAADPDARLQALVRNVADIRFDFAKTHLDAAAIAILANLAEAQDFGGRRKTLFSGGIANPTENRAAEHSAERGDGAPESVHAAQALHQRMRMMIDAIEAGAFGEIRHLLHIGIGGSALGPDLLVDALGRHSDRYDVAVVSNVDGAALDEAFAKFSPEHTLVAVASKTFTTTETLLNANSALQWLDEAGVADPVGRFIALTANPGRAMEWGIDETRILPFSETVGGRYSLWSSIGFPAALALGWDAFADLLEGAAEMDRHFRLADGADNICLLAAFADQVYANRLGCQTRAVFAYDERLRLLPAYLQQLEMESNGKSVTLDGAPLAQHSAPVTWGGVGTDAQHAVFQLLHQGTHLVPVEFIVAREPDHLLDDAHHETLVANCIAQGAALMAGRASDDRARAYPGDRPSTTILLDQVSPRSLGALIAFYEHRVFANAVLLGVNPFDQFGVELGKEMAKGLAEGTVDFDPATQALMKAALGD; from the coding sequence ATGACGATTGCCTCCGACGCCTGGCAGGCCCTTGCCGACTGGCAACCGCAAAAGCTCACCGATCTGGTCGCCGCCGATCCCGATGCGCGCTTGCAGGCGCTGGTGCGCAATGTCGCCGACATCCGCTTCGACTTTGCCAAGACGCACCTCGACGCCGCCGCGATCGCCATTCTGGCGAACCTTGCCGAAGCGCAGGATTTCGGCGGGCGGCGCAAGACGCTGTTTTCGGGCGGTATCGCCAATCCCACGGAGAATCGCGCCGCCGAGCACAGCGCCGAGCGCGGCGATGGAGCACCCGAATCGGTCCATGCTGCGCAGGCCCTGCACCAAAGAATGCGGATGATGATCGACGCGATCGAAGCGGGGGCGTTCGGCGAGATCCGCCACCTGCTGCACATCGGCATCGGCGGATCGGCGCTTGGTCCCGATTTGCTCGTCGATGCGCTTGGCCGCCACAGCGACCGCTATGACGTCGCGGTCGTCTCGAACGTCGATGGCGCCGCACTTGACGAAGCCTTTGCAAAGTTCAGTCCCGAACATACGCTCGTCGCCGTTGCGTCCAAGACCTTCACGACGACCGAAACCTTGCTGAACGCCAATTCGGCGCTGCAATGGCTTGACGAAGCGGGGGTCGCCGACCCCGTCGGCCGCTTCATCGCGCTGACCGCCAATCCGGGCCGTGCGATGGAATGGGGGATCGACGAAACGCGCATCCTGCCGTTCAGCGAGACGGTCGGCGGGCGCTATTCGCTCTGGTCGTCGATCGGCTTCCCCGCGGCGCTCGCGCTCGGCTGGGACGCCTTCGCCGACCTGCTCGAAGGCGCGGCGGAGATGGACCGCCACTTCCGCCTTGCCGACGGCGCCGACAATATCTGCCTGCTCGCCGCCTTTGCCGACCAGGTCTATGCAAACCGTCTCGGCTGTCAGACGCGCGCGGTCTTCGCCTATGACGAGCGGCTGCGCCTGCTTCCCGCCTATCTGCAACAGCTCGAGATGGAATCGAACGGCAAGTCGGTGACGCTGGACGGCGCGCCGCTCGCGCAGCATAGCGCCCCGGTCACCTGGGGTGGCGTCGGCACCGATGCGCAGCACGCGGTGTTCCAGCTGCTCCATCAGGGCACGCACCTGGTGCCGGTCGAGTTCATTGTCGCGCGCGAGCCCGATCATCTGCTCGACGACGCGCATCACGAAACACTCGTTGCCAATTGCATTGCGCAGGGTGCGGCGCTGATGGCGGGGCGCGCGAGCGACGATCGCGCGCGCGCATATCCCGGCGACCGGCCCTCGACGACGATTTTGCTCGATCAGGTGAGCCCGCGCAGCCTCGGCGCGCTGATCGCCTTTTACGAGCATCGCGTCTTTGCCAATGCGGTGCTGCTCGGCGTCAATCCGTTCGACCAGTTCGGCGTCGAGCTGGGCAAGGAGATGGCGAAGGGGCTTGCCGAAGGGACGGTCGACTTCGATCCAGCGACGCAGGCGCTGATGAAGGCGGCGCTCGGCGATTAG